Proteins co-encoded in one Prevotella sp. E13-27 genomic window:
- a CDS encoding ATP-binding protein, whose protein sequence is MKYPIGIQNFEKIRRDGYVYVDKTPWMWKMISEGSYYFLSRPRRFGKSLMVSTLEAFFSGKRELFKGLYADTVEWDWQQYPIFHLDLNVKKYETKADLEKVLNRHLEQWETAYDSPYGERDLEERFLQVVRLAYEKTGRQVVILVDEYDKPLLQAIGNDELQSEYRSTLKAFYGVLKSCDRYIKFAFLTGVTKFGKISVFSDLNNLIDISMLPQFTAVCGITEKELHTCFDEGIAELADANSLTKEETYERLRRDFDGYRFNEYINEGIYNPFSVLNTLSYKIFKDYWFETGTPSFLVYQLQKTNFPLESITTAELTTDVLNSIDIMDTNPLPLLFQSGYLTIKDYDKEFNTYLLGFPNREVEVGFVKYLVPFYSPSKADQPLTYIGNFVKEIRSGNAEAFMQRVERFFDGGDYQVAGKAELYFQNTLWALFKLLGLYVDVERHTTDGRMDILMQTKDFIYILEIKIDQSADVALQQIEEKQYAKAFDGDERSIIKIGINFSSDTRRLTEWKIG, encoded by the coding sequence ATGAAGTACCCTATTGGCATACAGAATTTTGAGAAGATTCGTCGCGATGGCTATGTCTATGTTGACAAGACGCCATGGATGTGGAAGATGATATCAGAAGGTAGCTACTACTTTCTTTCTCGTCCGCGTCGCTTTGGCAAATCGCTGATGGTCAGTACGCTTGAGGCCTTCTTCTCAGGCAAACGCGAATTGTTCAAAGGCCTGTATGCTGATACGGTGGAGTGGGACTGGCAACAGTACCCCATCTTTCATCTTGACCTGAACGTTAAGAAATACGAGACGAAGGCTGATCTTGAAAAGGTGCTTAACAGACATCTTGAACAATGGGAAACAGCATACGACAGCCCCTATGGTGAGCGTGATTTGGAAGAGCGTTTCCTACAGGTTGTGCGTCTTGCATACGAAAAAACTGGCAGGCAGGTGGTAATTCTGGTTGATGAGTACGACAAGCCATTATTGCAAGCCATTGGTAATGATGAGCTGCAGTCAGAATATCGCTCAACGCTTAAGGCTTTTTATGGAGTCTTAAAGTCCTGTGACCGCTATATCAAGTTTGCCTTCCTAACGGGTGTCACAAAGTTTGGGAAGATTAGTGTATTCTCAGATTTAAATAATCTGATAGACATATCAATGCTACCACAGTTTACTGCTGTCTGTGGAATCACTGAAAAAGAATTGCACACCTGCTTTGACGAAGGTATAGCAGAACTTGCTGATGCTAACAGTTTGACCAAGGAAGAAACCTACGAGCGTCTTCGTCGTGACTTTGACGGATATCGTTTCAACGAATATATCAATGAAGGGATTTACAATCCATTCAGTGTGTTGAACACTCTTTCCTACAAGATTTTCAAGGACTACTGGTTCGAGACAGGGACGCCCTCATTCCTTGTCTATCAATTACAGAAAACTAACTTTCCCCTGGAGTCTATAACCACTGCTGAACTGACAACTGATGTTTTGAACAGTATCGACATCATGGATACTAACCCGCTACCGTTACTTTTCCAGAGTGGCTATCTTACCATTAAGGACTATGATAAAGAGTTCAACACCTATCTGTTAGGTTTCCCCAATCGAGAGGTAGAGGTTGGTTTTGTGAAATATCTTGTACCATTCTATAGTCCCAGCAAAGCTGACCAGCCGCTGACATATATTGGCAACTTCGTGAAAGAAATAAGGAGTGGCAATGCCGAGGCATTCATGCAGCGCGTGGAACGTTTCTTTGACGGTGGCGATTATCAGGTGGCAGGAAAGGCAGAACTTTATTTCCAGAACACCCTGTGGGCACTGTTTAAGTTGCTTGGACTGTATGTTGATGTCGAACGCCACACTACTGATGGTCGTATGGATATCCTTATGCAAACCAAGGATTTTATTTATATTCTCGAAATAAAGATAGACCAAAGTGCAGATGTTGCCCTTCAGCAGATTGAAGAAAAGCAATACGCCAAGGCTTTTGATGGCGATGAGCGTTCCATCATAAAAATTGGTATCAACTTCTCTTCTGACACCCGTCGCTTGACAGAGTGGAAGATTGGCTGA
- a CDS encoding MBG domain-containing protein — translation MLKRIIGIMMLAVGVISHSQALAANEPNRLALQQEITIETGTTEVVVPVQLENENNITGFQCDLYLPTGFSVATDTYGDYLIEMSRTTTRRHNLDTRILDNGCLRILCSSMSNATFTGNSGTVLSLTLSVATNVEVGSYPVSLKNIVLTDPQAVRYTSADVTENIVVKLPDPITIKANNLTMTYGDEVPELTFTTEGAELVGTPQLSCEATKTSPVGTYPIVVSKGTVENKRVTYVNGTLTITKAPLTIAACTYTKKQGEAMPEFTLSYEGFKNNETKDVLTKLPTVSCEATVASAPGEYPVTVSGAEAQNYNINYTNGKLIVTEADLIMIKAKSYTREYGETNPAFEFTTEGATLEGVPEITCEATATTPVGTYDIIVKQGTVTNYNVTYAKGTLTITKAPLTASVGNYSREYKQKDPEFVINYSGWKNGEDESVLIAKPVATTTATKESPIGEYPIIVSGGEAQNYEFNYVNGVLTVTKTTDIGDAASMNKKKDSKTVYDLQGRKVTNMKKGLYIVGGRKVVK, via the coding sequence ATGCTAAAACGAATAATTGGTATCATGATGCTTGCTGTGGGAGTCATCTCCCACAGTCAAGCGCTTGCCGCGAACGAGCCTAACCGGCTGGCGTTGCAGCAAGAAATAACCATCGAGACTGGTACTACAGAGGTCGTCGTTCCCGTGCAATTGGAAAATGAGAATAATATAACGGGATTTCAATGCGACCTTTACTTGCCAACGGGCTTCTCTGTAGCAACCGACACGTATGGAGACTATCTTATTGAGATGAGCCGCACCACTACCAGACGGCATAATCTGGATACTCGTATCCTTGATAATGGTTGTCTGCGTATTCTGTGCAGTTCAATGTCAAACGCCACATTTACAGGTAATAGCGGCACAGTGCTCAGCCTAACGCTGTCAGTTGCTACAAATGTGGAAGTGGGAAGTTATCCTGTCAGTCTGAAGAACATAGTGCTGACCGATCCGCAGGCCGTTCGTTATACATCAGCAGATGTAACAGAAAATATTGTTGTGAAATTGCCTGATCCCATAACGATTAAGGCAAATAACCTGACGATGACGTATGGTGATGAGGTTCCTGAACTGACATTTACAACAGAAGGTGCTGAGTTAGTGGGAACACCACAGTTGTCGTGCGAGGCAACAAAGACTTCGCCTGTTGGTACTTATCCAATCGTCGTATCAAAAGGAACGGTAGAGAACAAGCGAGTCACTTACGTTAATGGTACGTTGACCATCACCAAGGCACCATTGACGATTGCTGCTTGTACTTACACGAAGAAGCAGGGTGAGGCTATGCCTGAATTTACTCTGAGCTATGAAGGTTTTAAGAACAACGAGACGAAAGACGTACTGACAAAACTGCCAACGGTAAGTTGTGAGGCAACAGTAGCCAGCGCCCCAGGCGAGTATCCTGTGACGGTATCAGGTGCTGAGGCACAGAACTATAACATCAACTATACCAATGGTAAGCTGATAGTGACGGAAGCAGACCTCATCATGATTAAAGCTAAGAGTTACACCCGCGAGTATGGTGAAACCAATCCTGCGTTCGAGTTCACAACAGAGGGCGCAACACTTGAAGGCGTACCAGAGATCACTTGCGAAGCCACGGCCACTACTCCTGTAGGCACCTACGATATTATAGTGAAGCAGGGAACAGTAACAAACTACAACGTGACCTACGCGAAAGGTACACTGACCATTACAAAAGCGCCGCTAACAGCTTCAGTAGGAAATTACTCACGAGAGTATAAACAGAAGGATCCCGAGTTTGTAATTAATTACAGCGGTTGGAAAAACGGCGAGGACGAAAGCGTACTCATTGCGAAACCTGTTGCCACAACAACAGCCACAAAGGAATCACCCATAGGTGAATATCCCATTATCGTGAGCGGCGGTGAGGCACAGAATTATGAGTTCAACTATGTCAACGGCGTACTGACAGTAACAAAGACCACAGACATCGGTGACGCTGCAAGTATGAACAAGAAGAAAGATAGTAAAACTGTTTATGACTTGCAAGGGCGCAAGGTAACCAACATGAAAAAGGGACTCTACATCGTAGGAGGCAGGAAAGTGGTGAAGTGA
- a CDS encoding leucine-rich repeat protein: MKQRSFLLCMLTVLSSLNVLAYDFESDGIYYTITGSNTVSVVSGDYAYDGDVTIPQAVGLSGKTYLVTAIGENAFKSAANLESVTLPEGLIIIGNQAFYQSGVKTVSLPSTLSSLGASAFRECKNLQGIVLPDALKDVAEYSFYGCSNLNTVSFGNQTVSIEKNAFENAGVENVLIPNSVKTIGAGAFQNNSKLKSLVINNASAAIGAYSFFQCGLLEEVDLGNAVYDLGTIITRSGDPGRVFYGCKSLKTITLPSSLLKTGKYTFEGCTKLYDVKLPNTMTEIEDNAFSSCAITEIELPSSLTSIGVSAFSNNPLSSITFPSSLKIIGGHSFAQTSLKEVIIPASVTNMDDGCFGNCESLKKVKVEDANVTLKAPFFGCSSLEEVDLGNSLVVLNTFWLSSTHGCFENCVKLTSVHLPNTITDLPGMTFSGCSSLESISLPNTLISIGESAFGRCNNLKLIALPNTLQSIGGRAFEGCSKLQTINLPPSLSAIGSRAFSGCTSLTDVFIPEYVTSLGNYAFSDCIGLESVVFDNSVLTIQSNTFDNCTNLKNVELGKVTSIDNGAFQNCVKLESIDIPNSVETMTSVFKGCSSLKKVIIGTGLNSIKTSNSKGCFEDCVKLVDVVINSNVLNTIGENTFKNCRSLKKIAFPSSVTSIGSNSFAGCSVLSNIYMNATTPPTIQANTFTDYTTPTLHVPSSAKTAYTKADNWKQFTNVVAIGSEPKATAEEIAALETLLGEAQALYNAAVEGTEPGNYRPGAKAALKAVINEVSARIVDNMLKEDVEDCTELLNTAIRSFKNKQVKNEYQTDNTLAFASSLKASRGAEFRLPIEMNNVNEISAVQFDLYLPEGMLLSTDEYGDYQIELGDRTTTRRHSVSSRVMSDGALRVVVSSTQNATFTGNSGTLLSLVLFPQTTMEAGDYDVELKNIVLTDPQATRYAAADMKSVITVSAYTMGDVNNDTHIDVADLTGVVLFILENADASLVFNAADMDGNGVVEVNDYAALVNVILAQNAPAGSRMFGQMEMYPNIISLSDMTVNANGEGELIVNLINKDRSYTGLQFDLYLPEGIQLNTETAEATDRHHGVWAQKHADGYYRVICSSMMNDELNEGAVMRLQVKAANDMQGAYRVQAGNVVLSDVNAQRHEAANAGAQLMIGDEATGIVSIETAKQLKNVYDMQGRRVNAVKKGIYMVNGKKVVVR; the protein is encoded by the coding sequence ATGAAACAGAGATCTTTTCTACTTTGTATGCTAACGGTGTTGAGTAGCCTCAACGTGTTGGCTTACGACTTCGAGTCAGATGGTATTTATTACACCATTACGGGTTCCAACACCGTGAGTGTAGTTAGTGGCGATTATGCTTATGATGGTGATGTTACAATTCCGCAAGCCGTAGGACTGAGCGGTAAGACCTATCTCGTAACGGCTATTGGCGAGAATGCCTTTAAGTCTGCTGCAAACTTGGAAAGTGTTACACTTCCTGAAGGACTAATCATAATTGGTAATCAGGCCTTCTATCAGTCAGGAGTAAAGACTGTCAGCCTGCCTTCTACGTTGAGTAGCTTGGGCGCTAGCGCATTCCGTGAGTGTAAGAATTTACAGGGTATTGTGTTACCAGATGCACTGAAAGATGTTGCAGAATACTCTTTTTATGGCTGTTCTAATTTGAACACTGTGTCTTTTGGAAATCAGACAGTCTCTATCGAAAAAAACGCGTTTGAGAATGCTGGTGTTGAAAATGTATTGATTCCGAATTCTGTTAAAACAATCGGAGCTGGAGCTTTCCAAAATAATTCAAAACTAAAATCACTAGTTATTAATAATGCTTCCGCAGCAATCGGCGCATATTCATTTTTTCAATGTGGACTTTTGGAAGAAGTTGATTTGGGTAATGCTGTCTATGACTTAGGCACTATAATAACCAGATCAGGCGATCCTGGCCGTGTTTTCTATGGTTGTAAATCGTTAAAAACCATAACACTGCCTTCATCACTTCTAAAAACAGGAAAATATACATTTGAAGGTTGTACTAAGTTGTATGACGTAAAATTACCTAATACGATGACAGAGATTGAGGACAACGCTTTTTCTAGTTGTGCTATTACAGAAATCGAGCTACCTTCTTCTTTGACAAGTATCGGAGTGTCTGCATTTAGCAATAATCCTTTGTCTTCAATAACATTTCCTTCTTCATTAAAAATTATTGGAGGTCATTCCTTTGCTCAAACTTCGTTGAAAGAAGTTATTATTCCTGCTTCTGTTACTAATATGGATGATGGCTGTTTTGGAAACTGCGAAAGCCTGAAGAAAGTTAAAGTTGAAGATGCGAATGTAACGCTAAAAGCTCCTTTCTTTGGTTGTTCTTCATTGGAAGAAGTTGACTTAGGGAATTCGTTAGTTGTTCTTAATACATTTTGGTTAAGCTCTACTCACGGGTGTTTTGAGAATTGTGTAAAACTTACGTCTGTCCATCTTCCAAATACAATTACAGATCTTCCTGGTATGACATTCTCTGGCTGTTCTAGTTTGGAAAGCATATCACTTCCTAATACATTAATATCTATTGGTGAAAGTGCTTTTGGGAGATGCAACAATTTGAAATTAATTGCTTTACCAAATACTTTGCAATCAATAGGTGGCCGTGCATTTGAAGGATGTTCAAAATTACAGACAATAAATTTGCCCCCATCATTGTCTGCTATCGGCAGTAGAGCATTTTCTGGGTGTACTTCTTTAACGGATGTGTTTATCCCTGAATATGTAACGAGTTTAGGCAATTATGCTTTTTCTGATTGCATAGGTTTGGAGTCTGTAGTATTTGACAATTCTGTATTGACCATTCAGAGTAATACGTTCGATAATTGCACAAATCTAAAAAATGTTGAATTGGGAAAGGTTACTTCTATTGATAATGGCGCTTTTCAAAATTGCGTTAAGTTGGAAAGTATTGACATTCCAAATAGCGTCGAGACTATGACTTCAGTTTTTAAAGGATGTTCATCTTTGAAAAAGGTTATAATAGGTACTGGGCTTAATTCTATAAAAACATCCAATAGTAAGGGATGCTTTGAAGATTGCGTAAAATTAGTCGATGTTGTTATTAATAGTAATGTACTAAATACAATCGGTGAAAATACTTTCAAAAATTGCCGTAGTCTAAAGAAGATTGCGTTTCCTTCATCTGTAACTTCAATTGGCTCGAATTCCTTTGCGGGTTGCTCAGTTCTTTCAAATATTTATATGAACGCTACCACTCCTCCAACCATTCAAGCAAACACTTTCACTGACTATACTACTCCCACTTTGCATGTTCCTTCTTCTGCTAAGACTGCCTATACGAAGGCTGACAACTGGAAGCAGTTTACGAACGTGGTGGCTATTGGCAGCGAACCGAAGGCTACTGCTGAGGAGATTGCCGCCCTTGAGACTCTGCTCGGTGAGGCTCAGGCACTCTACAATGCTGCTGTGGAAGGTACTGAACCAGGTAACTATCGCCCAGGTGCCAAGGCTGCTTTGAAGGCTGTAATCAATGAGGTAAGCGCACGCATCGTTGACAACATGCTCAAAGAGGATGTAGAAGACTGTACCGAACTGCTGAACACCGCTATCCGCTCGTTTAAGAACAAGCAGGTGAAGAACGAGTATCAGACCGACAACACACTGGCTTTTGCCAGCAGCTTGAAGGCTTCACGTGGTGCGGAGTTCCGTCTGCCTATCGAGATGAACAACGTGAATGAAATTAGTGCAGTTCAGTTCGACTTGTATCTGCCAGAGGGCATGCTGCTGAGCACCGATGAATATGGTGACTATCAGATAGAGCTGGGCGACCGTACTACTACTCGCCGTCACTCTGTGTCTTCTCGCGTGATGAGCGATGGCGCACTGCGTGTGGTTGTTTCATCCACTCAGAATGCCACCTTTACAGGCAATAGCGGTACCCTGCTTTCATTGGTTCTCTTCCCGCAGACCACAATGGAAGCTGGCGACTATGATGTGGAACTGAAGAATATCGTGCTCACTGATCCGCAGGCCACTCGCTATGCTGCGGCTGACATGAAGAGTGTGATTACTGTTTCTGCCTATACGATGGGTGATGTAAACAATGATACACATATTGACGTGGCCGACCTGACGGGTGTGGTTCTCTTTATCCTTGAGAATGCTGATGCCAGCCTCGTGTTCAATGCCGCCGATATGGATGGAAACGGAGTTGTAGAGGTGAACGACTATGCCGCACTGGTGAATGTGATCCTTGCACAGAATGCTCCTGCCGGTAGTCGTATGTTTGGTCAAATGGAGATGTATCCAAACATCATCAGTCTCTCTGATATGACAGTAAATGCAAATGGCGAGGGCGAACTGATTGTAAACCTTATTAATAAAGATAGAAGCTACACGGGCTTGCAGTTCGATTTGTATCTGCCAGAGGGTATCCAGCTGAATACCGAGACTGCCGAGGCAACAGACCGCCATCATGGTGTTTGGGCTCAGAAGCATGCAGATGGATATTACCGTGTTATCTGCTCTTCGATGATGAACGATGAACTGAACGAGGGTGCTGTGATGCGTCTGCAAGTGAAGGCTGCAAACGACATGCAGGGAGCCTATCGTGTGCAGGCTGGCAATGTGGTTCTCTCTGATGTCAATGCTCAGAGACACGAGGCAGCTAATGCTGGCGCTCAGCTGATGATTGGCGATGAGGCTACTGGTATCGTTTCTATTGAGACTGCCAAGCAGCTGAAAAACGTTTACGATATGCAAGGTCGTCGCGTGAATGCCGTGAAGAAGGGTATTTATATGGTGAACGGAAAGAAGGTCGTGGTTCGTTAA
- a CDS encoding nucleotidyltransferase family protein: MKTTEEYISIIRKNATELQKRFGITYMRLFGSVARGENHEGSDVDLFVRMPAKFYNHIFAAQFLEYLLGCKVDLVQDHSGLRPFFKEQIEKDGIDIFTAA; this comes from the coding sequence ATGAAGACAACGGAAGAGTACATAAGCATCATTCGCAAGAATGCCACCGAACTGCAGAAGCGATTCGGAATAACTTATATGCGCCTGTTTGGATCTGTTGCTCGTGGTGAGAATCATGAAGGAAGCGATGTCGATCTATTTGTAAGGATGCCTGCGAAATTTTATAATCATATCTTTGCTGCTCAATTTTTGGAATATCTGCTTGGATGTAAGGTAGATCTTGTACAAGACCATAGTGGTTTACGTCCTTTCTTCAAAGAACAAATTGAAAAAGATGGCATCGATATCTTTACAGCAGCTTAG